From Haliotis asinina isolate JCU_RB_2024 chromosome 8, JCU_Hal_asi_v2, whole genome shotgun sequence, a single genomic window includes:
- the LOC137294261 gene encoding disintegrin and metalloproteinase domain-containing protein 10-like gives MACPPSSLFVFSVICQITCTATDFEQTRNSCLTARASVNIKPQVKKVFDQVQEVEKVLISVIHAKHEDSHTYVRKLYFRSFGVTFHLILRRHSIFHKDMQLLDGSEQPVEINAMKNYLPIIYVGSPSQAYTSPAYRSYGKLVGRKFEVFIQKDNISYSLECDLDDNDNVLYSTYGFMHHTMDKCRVYRWLNPQMPKVMSESDSCDLKLRKYKDFIHKTIPENIHYAIKHDRHARLTERNSTSPKGNCVIKLVADHLYFQHIGKGDVRQTIAEMAVSLAEADLIFRQTDFNGDGSGDNIGFKIGNITIYKEYQNYRMKDENIDVYAYLDRFSEYDFSNYCLGVAYAYRNFEDNIVGLAWVGSSNVNGAAGGICQKRLWYRPDQKYYSFNTVLVTQFSHGNAISSYSTGLILAHEFGHSFGSSHDPKENSSCSPGGYFGNYLMYPYTNDGSLANHRRLSSCSINSIYPVLVKKSASCFQIDLGPVCGNTLVEGGEECDCGVSDDVCQDIDPCCTPEHPSIFISDPPCSIRKSWGFQCSPKVSPCCTTRCKYVSSPSRTVCQHATECLLASTCQPGNDTCPTPALHPDGTLCDAGRRLCRRGRCQGSVCESLGLQECQCSRKLQDACYVCCIATNISSCNCSPISSYQSDKTHLFRHKGDPCFNYEGFCDDAGQCILNDSSIYDDLNKLFGDETVVNVGIWFSKYWYYIVMGILIATALAVIVSLFFKPKADEHTEALRIGKLSSVLAKVEQIKTMFEDKLEDCEAAFESVSSHLPKQQKSVTEAVARLTVFFPTAPLSLLIKTAMSSSSEDFAVKMLLVRNFPMQRFSVTLPLEEVKSLTTLRPKQAVSA, from the coding sequence ATGGCTTGTCCCCCATCCtctttgtttgtgttttcagtgATTTGTCAGATTACATGCACGGCCACAGACTTTGAACAGACAAGGAACTCGTGTCTTACAGCAAGGGCGTCTGTAAATATTAAGCCCCAAGTAAAGAAGGTGTTTGATCAGGTGCAAGAAGTGGAGAAAGTGTTAATCAGCGTCATTCACGCCAAACATGAGGATAGCCACACCTATGTGCGGAAACTATATTTCAGGAGTTTTGGTGTGACGTTTCATCTAATTCTAAGGAGACATTCAATATTTCATAAAGACATGCAGTTGCTGGATGGAAGCGAGCAGCCAGTAGAAATAAATGCGATGAAGAATTACTTGCCGATTATATATGTGGGCTCACCTTCACAGGCATATACATCTCCAGCATATAGATCATATGGTAAACTTGTTGGAAGGAAATTTGAAGTATTCATTCAAAAAGACAACATTTCCTACTCTCTTGAGTGTGAtcttgatgacaatgacaatgtctTGTACTCTACATATGGATTTATGCACCACACCATGGATAAGTGTCGTGTTTATCGATGGCTCAACCCCCAGATGCCCAAGGTCATGTCAGAAAGTGACAGCTGTGACTTGAAATTAAGAAAGTATAAAGATTTTATACACAAGACCATACCCGAAAACATACACTATGCCATTAAACATGATCGGCATGCCAGACTCACTGAGAGAAATTCGACATCACCAAAGGGAAACTGTGTAATTAAACTTGTGGCAGATCACCTGTATTTTCAACATATTGGTAAAGGTGACGTCAGACAAACCATTGCGGAAATGGCTGTCAGTTTGGCTGAGGCTGACCTGATATTTCGACAGACAGACTTCAATGGTGATGGAAGTGGGGACAACATTGGCTTCAAAATAGGAAATATCACCATTTACAAAGAATACCAGAACTACAGAATGAAGGATGAAAATATAGACGTGTACGCATACCTTGATAGATTCTCTGAATATGACTTCAGTAATTATTGTTTAGGTGTAGCATATGCTTACAGAAACTTTGAGGATAATATTGTTGGACTTGCTTGGGTTGGTAGTTCCAATGTAAATGGAGCTGCAGGTGGAATATGCCAGAAGAGACTTTGGTATCGACCAGATCAGAAATATTATAGCTTTAACACAGTACTTGTCACACAGTTCAGTCATGGCAATGCAATTTCCTCGTACTCAACAGGTTTGATCCTTGCCCATGAATTTGGACATAGCTTTGGCAGCAGCCATGATCCGAAAGAAAACTCATCTTGTTCTCCTGGTGGGTATTTTGGGAACTATTTAATGTACCCCTACACAAATGATGGCAGTCTTGCCAACCACCGACGTTTGTCTTCCTGCAGCATCAACAGTATCTACCCTGTTTTGGTGAAGAAAAGTGCAAGTTGTTTCCAGATTGATCTTGGTCCAGTTTGTGGTAACACACTTGTTGAGGGAGGGGAGGAATGTGACTGTGGAGTGTCAGATGATGTTTGTCAAGACATTGATCCATGTTGTACTCCTGAGCACCCATCGATCTTCATATCTGACCCTCCTTGCAGTATACGAAAATCCTGGGGCTTTCAGTGTTCCCCTAAGGTCTCCCCCTGCTGCACCACGAGATGTAAATATGTCAGTTCCCCCAGCCGAACTGTGTGTCAACATGCCACTGAGTGTCTGCTGGCATCCACCTGTCAGCCTGGCAACGATACATGCCCGACCCCCGCACTTCACCCAGATGGAACATTATGCGATGCAGGACGGAGGCTGTGCAGAAGAGGAAGGTGCCAGGGCAGTGTTTGTGAGTCTCTCGGTCTCCAGGAATGCCAATGTTCAAGAAAACTGCAAGATGCATGTTATGTCTGCTGTATTGCCACCAACATAAGCAGCTGCAATTGCTCCCCCATCAGCTCTTACCAGAGTGACAAGACCCATCTGTTCCGGCATAAAGGAGATCCTTGTTTCAACTATGAAGGATTCTGTGATGATGCTGGTCAGTGTATTCTAAATGATAGCAGTATCTATGATGACCTGAATAAACTGTTTGGTGATGAAACTGTTGTGAATGTTGGCATCTGGTTTAGTAAATATTGGTATTACATAGTCATGGGCATTCTCATAGCTACAGCTCTTGCTGTCATTGTATCTCTGTTTTTCAAACCAAAAGCAGATGAACACACAGAGGCACTGAGGATTGGCAAACTATCATCTGTACTAGCGAAGGTCGAGCAAATCAAAACCATGTTTGAAGACAAGCTGGAGGACTGTGAAGCAGCATTTGAGAGTGTATCCAGTCACTTGCCAAAGCAGCAGAAGTCCGTGACTGAGGCAGTTGCAAGGCTGACAGTGTTCTTCCCTACAGCCCCACTCTCCCTACTCATCAAGACAGCCATGTCCAGTTCCTCAGAAGATTTTGCCGTTAAAATGTTGCTAGTGAGGAACTTTCCAATGCAAAGGTTTAGTGTAACTCTGCCTTTAGAGGAGGTCAAATCTCTCACAACACTTAGACCAAAACAAGCAGTGTCTGCATGA